Proteins from one Chitinophaga oryzae genomic window:
- a CDS encoding acyltransferase family protein, which yields MIFTSSAKPHYEVLDGLRGTAAITIVVFHFLELVWFDYSKNPLGHGFLAVDFFFCLSGFVIGYAYDGRLSGIGYRGFFRGRLLRLHPLVWLGSVLGLLSFLFDPFGGDPYAQGVWPVVAGFICSLFLLPFPWLPGRGGALFPFNSPTWSLFMEYIINIVYAWVLSRLHKGVTLLLTVLAAGWLAVTAWRAGTLIGGWADASIVDGFARVTFSFLAGLSVYRFQWVLRTRAGFVVLSLLLLATFMCPYFRLNWLVEWGIVAVVYPVVIALGAGAVATGWWLQCCRFIGRLSYPLYMTHIFLIWPFGNYYAKYKPGAGQLTLIVTAGTLVLMGIGYVAMRWYDEPLRRWLKGSLRKASAPAGGRPAEVV from the coding sequence ATGATTTTCACGTCATCAGCCAAACCGCACTATGAGGTACTCGACGGCCTGCGCGGCACGGCGGCTATCACCATTGTGGTCTTTCACTTCCTGGAACTGGTATGGTTCGATTACAGCAAGAATCCGTTGGGCCATGGCTTCCTGGCGGTGGATTTTTTCTTCTGCCTGTCGGGCTTTGTGATTGGCTATGCTTATGACGGGCGGTTATCCGGCATCGGTTACCGTGGTTTTTTCCGGGGGCGGTTGCTGCGGTTGCATCCGCTGGTATGGCTGGGGTCTGTGCTGGGGCTGTTATCTTTCCTCTTCGATCCGTTTGGCGGCGATCCCTATGCGCAGGGCGTGTGGCCTGTTGTGGCAGGCTTTATCTGTTCCCTGTTCCTGCTGCCGTTCCCCTGGCTGCCGGGAAGGGGCGGCGCCTTGTTTCCTTTCAACTCCCCTACCTGGTCGCTTTTCATGGAATATATCATCAATATCGTGTATGCATGGGTGTTAAGCAGGCTGCACAAGGGCGTCACGCTGTTGCTGACGGTGCTGGCGGCGGGCTGGCTGGCGGTAACGGCCTGGCGTGCCGGCACGCTGATCGGTGGCTGGGCTGACGCCAGTATTGTCGACGGGTTTGCGCGGGTGACTTTCTCTTTCCTGGCGGGGCTGAGCGTATACCGTTTTCAGTGGGTGCTGCGTACGCGGGCAGGGTTTGTGGTGTTGTCGCTGCTGTTGCTGGCTACTTTTATGTGTCCTTATTTCCGGCTGAACTGGCTGGTGGAATGGGGCATTGTGGCGGTGGTTTATCCGGTGGTGATTGCCCTGGGTGCAGGTGCTGTAGCGACGGGCTGGTGGCTGCAATGCTGCCGCTTTATTGGCCGGCTGTCTTATCCTTTATATATGACCCACATTTTCCTGATATGGCCTTTCGGCAACTACTATGCGAAATACAAGCCGGGGGCGGGACAGCTGACCCTTATCGTGACAGCCGGCACATTGGTGCTGATGGGTATCGGTTACGTGGCAATGCGCTGGTATGACGAACCGCTGCGCCGGTGGCTGAAGGGCAGCCTCAGAAAGGCGTCAGCGCCTGCTGGTGGCCGTCCGGCGGAAGTTGTTTAA
- a CDS encoding NupC/NupG family nucleoside CNT transporter: protein MERFQGLIGIVLILGIAFLFSNNRSKINYRLVLSGITLQVVIALLVFKVPPITWFFQQVGRAMGKLEGFARQGAAFVYGGIGVAQPPTGTLADYASGGFVFAFNVTATIILVCVLVAVLYHFGIMQRVVAVIARAMNVVMRVSGAEALSNVASAFVGQVEAQVMIRPYLNSMTKSEILASMSGSLACIAGGILVVYANMGFQAGMDIAPFLITASLMAAPGALVISKIVFPETEESVTMGRVKMEVKSNYTNVIDAISHGAGDGFKIAMNVIAMLIGFIALIALIDWCLIHLGHLVGLSFDLSLDWIFGKLFTPMAWAMGVPNQDVNNVATLLGQKLTINEFVAFKSMTSHSVKIESVKAITIVTIAIAGFANFSSVGMQIGGIGELAPGRRTDLAKLGLKALLCGTLASYLSATIAGILL, encoded by the coding sequence ATGGAACGCTTTCAGGGCTTAATAGGCATCGTCCTAATTCTGGGCATTGCCTTTTTGTTTTCCAACAACAGGAGTAAGATCAACTATCGGCTGGTGCTGAGTGGTATTACGTTGCAGGTAGTGATTGCCCTGCTGGTATTTAAAGTTCCCCCTATCACCTGGTTTTTTCAGCAAGTAGGCCGTGCTATGGGTAAACTGGAAGGATTTGCGCGTCAGGGCGCCGCTTTCGTATATGGCGGCATCGGCGTAGCCCAGCCCCCTACGGGCACGCTCGCCGATTATGCCAGCGGCGGATTTGTCTTCGCTTTCAATGTAACGGCCACTATCATCCTGGTATGTGTACTGGTAGCGGTATTGTACCATTTCGGTATTATGCAGCGGGTGGTAGCGGTGATTGCCCGTGCCATGAACGTAGTGATGCGGGTGAGCGGCGCAGAAGCGCTCAGCAATGTGGCCAGCGCCTTCGTTGGCCAGGTGGAAGCGCAGGTAATGATCCGTCCCTACCTCAACTCCATGACCAAAAGCGAAATCCTGGCCTCTATGAGCGGCAGTCTTGCCTGTATCGCGGGCGGCATCCTCGTCGTATATGCCAATATGGGCTTCCAGGCCGGTATGGACATCGCGCCCTTCCTGATCACCGCCAGCCTGATGGCCGCTCCCGGCGCGCTGGTCATTTCCAAGATCGTGTTCCCGGAGACGGAGGAAAGCGTGACCATGGGCCGCGTAAAAATGGAGGTAAAAAGCAACTATACCAACGTGATCGACGCTATCTCCCATGGTGCGGGCGACGGTTTTAAAATAGCCATGAACGTTATCGCCATGCTGATCGGCTTTATCGCCCTGATAGCGCTGATTGACTGGTGCCTGATTCACCTCGGCCACCTCGTGGGCCTCAGCTTCGACCTGAGCCTGGACTGGATCTTCGGTAAACTGTTCACCCCCATGGCGTGGGCCATGGGCGTTCCCAACCAGGATGTCAACAATGTGGCTACCCTCCTGGGACAGAAACTTACCATCAATGAGTTTGTGGCTTTCAAAAGCATGACCAGCCACAGCGTGAAGATAGAATCCGTCAAAGCCATCACCATCGTTACCATTGCCATCGCCGGGTTTGCCAACTTCAGCAGCGTAGGCATGCAGATAGGCGGTATCGGTGAACTGGCGCCCGGCCGTCGTACAGACCTGGCCAAGCTGGGCCTCAAAGCCCTGCTGTGCGGCACCCTGGCCAGCTACCTGTCGGCCACGATTGCCGGTATCCTGCTGTAA